A window of Pleurocapsa minor HA4230-MV1 contains these coding sequences:
- a CDS encoding KTSC domain-containing protein translates to MCLSDCSKCKYLDRNPHHSSDILCSLEPAYAGMWKRLKDLDEYSLNCLPVDNCQEFELDPTFEEKTIALSLNFFDWQKLERETSNPTIGKALRDTIIELNLALTCENWQAIANSTSIPNVRVTLEESGFKPHRDPWIDVDSSCIDAVAYLEPETSLKIRFNSGCIYQYDHLPHNVFLSFLDADSQGRFFNRNIKDAYPYRQL, encoded by the coding sequence ATGTGCTTATCCGATTGTTCAAAATGCAAATATCTCGATCGCAACCCCCATCATTCAAGCGACATCTTATGTAGTCTAGAACCCGCTTATGCTGGTATGTGGAAGCGTTTAAAAGATCTCGATGAGTATAGTCTTAATTGCCTTCCTGTCGATAATTGTCAAGAGTTCGAGTTAGATCCCACCTTTGAAGAAAAGACGATCGCCTTATCCTTAAACTTTTTTGATTGGCAAAAGCTAGAGCGAGAAACTTCTAATCCTACTATTGGCAAAGCTTTGAGAGATACGATAATCGAGCTTAATCTCGCTCTGACTTGCGAGAATTGGCAAGCGATCGCTAATTCTACTTCAATTCCTAATGTCCGTGTAACTTTGGAGGAATCAGGATTTAAACCTCATCGAGATCCTTGGATTGATGTTGATTCTTCCTGTATTGACGCTGTTGCTTATCTTGAACCAGAAACGTCCTTGAAAATTCGCTTTAATTCGGGCTGTATCTATCAATACGACCATTTACCCCATAATGTCTTTTTATCCTTCTTAGATGCTGATTCTCAAGGACGTTTCTTTAATCGCAACATCAAAGATGCTTACCCTTACAGACAACTTTAA